Proteins encoded together in one Microplitis mediator isolate UGA2020A chromosome 7, iyMicMedi2.1, whole genome shotgun sequence window:
- the LOC130670750 gene encoding (E3-independent) E2 ubiquitin-conjugating enzyme UBE2O, which produces MATNNVITESQYFHEDIVYRVDKKGNVEFGIVMENDDQDMSEESEDSEGGPKRKKGEIRVVWHPSGIKELINSKKVHLADRSLMPGDVVRRMIKGKDTQRGYCRDIELTACVQVIGTKQVLTNIKSEDLTPLEEFGTDIAVCMDSWVGGIRMVHFKLWLATPDGSQCVINEMDAQGLAHFEEKRDHDNDFPHSSEFYPGQCLWGPIQCLEDAEWIQCSKEMLSKRKFKPQKKTKIIVQEVKADWVGVHWQCRAYSKDGAWSDQAQPKFLVEGADLKKLKLLNVFEPSTLQVGDRDFYIYKGTENVITREQWRKQQRELFQVPKPSPRRSRAKVEDKIKKDLDNRKDSRDPSVQNGNNLMPPNQNHAGNTESSDDWDTEDTGSQSDTLSMSSGASSLSSMGKKKKGPALMTKVLKKKKLVKAKRKIPPAPLVPGSSIVVETLSTNTKANVVWQDGSVELGIPSTQLYPIHHLDDKEFFPGDFVVDQKEESRMYGVVQSVDHQGRTAKIKWFRTYTSSQSPQPTLLDEREVSVYDLKDHPDFQYRPGTLVIRIANFEGEDAGCTAGQVLDNYPEGSVKVWWVDGHVSMCWPQDLYKVGEYDSDERELWDEVSSDASWETELEDCFIADNDGSEQTENIKPKLAAHIEKARIAMSRLEEIFTQNPALQTTEVMRKLLEVYKDCRYMDKLMGTCFFHESNFQGLLERVRERGRANVAQRMADQVTRLFTHQSGGSESEDGDNIENTAGALEKIATTIRDVEACAGNPTNPHPTEDSGLFSAEHSKKGSGSSESSGEFPLDDRSPAPDVSLEENGQRTRETFSNSHIANSHVCVKLCTLIKAQLLLAHAEVSKRFGLGRMSLSDAAKNGSPQKELKEEDKGEKDQQIETIALDSSSSDIEIPPPVYSDGEGFTIEENAPDSHKFKLTMFQPTDPANFFRTVSKELKLLRSSLPPGIWVKGFEDRIDLYSVMFRGPEKTPYEDGLFLFDFQLSADYPTAPPLCHYISYCSDRLNPNLYEDGKVCVSLLGTWAGRGTEVWTSASTLLQVIVSIQGLILVSEPYFNEAGFEKQKGSQQGRENSRMYNEMVVLKLVQAQTKLLQHPPSVFKDAIIEHFQKNAEKLLQRLDTWMEISEQHNNQHPLSPLTPNSFKDFTKIDEKILPEFPLVPASKGFCITLRKTLATFKQVLIKEGILRNIKLPSTESTHESNSKSSADSKSDTKDTINNFITTEYVSMSETKTDVADKNSS; this is translated from the exons atggcaaCAAATAATGTCATCACCGAGTCGCAATATTTTCACGAGGACATCGTCTACAGAGTCGACAAAAAAGGTAACGTCGAGTTTGGGATTGTCATGGAGAATGATGACCAGGACATGTCAGAGGAGAGTGAGGACAGCGAGGGTGGTCCTAAACGCAAGAAAGGGGAAATTAGGGTCGTCTGGCACCCGTCAGGTATCAAGGAACTCATCAACTCAAAAAAG GTTCATTTAGCAGACAGATCTCTGATGCCCGGTGACGTCGTGAGACGGATGATAAAAGGGAAAGACACACAGAGAGGTTACTGTCGGGATATCGAGCTGACAGCTTGCGTCCAAGTAATTGGGACCAAGCAGGTGCTGACCAACATCAAGAGCGAGGACCTGACACCGCTGGAA gaaTTCGGGACAGATATCGCAGTCTGTATGGACTCCTGGGTCGGTGGTATCAGAATGGTCCATTTTAAGCTCTGGTTGGCGACTCCAGATGGTTCCCAGTGTGTGATTAATGAAATGGACGCTCAGGGACTGGCACACTTTGAAGAAAAACGCGATCATGATAACGATTTTCCTCACTCGTCGGAGTTCTATCCGGGACAGTGTCTCTGGGGGCCGATACAGTGTCTCGAGGACGCTGAGTGGATTCAATGCTCGAAGGAGATGCTGTCGAAACGTAAATTCAAGCCGCAGAAAAAGACCAAGATAATTGTGCAGGAAGTGAAGGCCGACTGGGTCGGCGTACACTGGCAGTGTCGCGCATACTCAAAAGACGGAGCTTGGTCGGATCAGGCCCAACCAAAGTTTCTTGTCGAGGGAGCCGACTTGAAGAAGCTCAAGCTGCTCAATGTCTTTGAGCCTTCGACTCTCCAGGTGGGGGACCGGGACTTTTACATCTACAAGGGCACCGAGAATGTGATAACGAGGGAGCAGTGGCGCAAACAGCAGCGCGAGCTCTTTCAAGTCCCCAAGCCCAGTCCGAGAAGATCCCGAGCTAAAGTTGAGGACAAgattaaaaaagatttagatAATAGGAAGGATTCGCGGGATCCAAGTGTACAAAACGGTAACAATTTGATGCCTCCCAATCAGAACCACGCGGGCAATACTGAAAGCTCTGATGACTGGGACACTGAGGACACCGGAAGTCAAAGCGATACTCTGTCAATGTCCAGTGGAGCTTCCAGTCTTTCTTCGATGGGCAAAAAGAAAAAGGGACCGGCTCTGATGACCAAAgtgttgaagaaaaaaaaacttgtaaaAGCCAAAAGGAAAATTCCACCGGCTCCTTTGGTCCCCGGGTCGTCAATCGTCGTGGAGACGCTCTCGACCAACACCAAGGCCAACGTTGTATGGCAAGACGGCTCCGTCGAACTGGGGATACCTTCCACTCAACTTTACCCCATTCATCATCTAGACGACAAGGAATTTTTTCCCGGAGACTTTGTGGTCGATCAGAAAGAAGAGTCGCGCATGTACGGAGTGGTCCAGAGTGTAGATCATCAAGGGAGGACAGCTAAAATAAAGTGGTTCCGCACTTACACCTCCAGTCAATCTCCACAGCCGACTCTGCTTGACGAACGAGAAGTTTCGGTCTACGATTTGAAAGATCACCCGGACTTCCAGTACCGCCCGGGGACGTTGGTGATACGAATTGCCAATTTTGAGGGTGAGGATGCTGGTTGTACTGCTGGACAGGTGCTCGATAATTATCCGGAGGGTTCCGTTAAAGTTTGGTGGGTCGACGGACACGTCAGCATGTGCTGGCCTCAGGATTTGTACAAAGTAGGAGAGTACGACAGCGACGAACGCGAGCTCTGGGACGAAGTCTCATCAGACGCTTCCTGGGAAACGGAGCTGGAAGATTGTTTTATTGCCGACAATGACGGAAGTGAGCAAACggaaaatataaaaccaaagCTGGCTGCTCATATCGAGAAAGCCAGGATCGCGATGTCCAGGTTGGAAGAAATTTTTACCCAGAATCCAGCGTTGCAGACTACTGAAGTGATGCGAAAACTCCTAGAAGTTTATAAAGACTGCCGTTACATGGACAAATTAATGGGAACTTGTTTCTTTCATGAGAGCAATTTCCAGGGTCTGCTTGAGCGCGTGAGAGAACGCGGACGCGCCAATGTTGCTCAAAGGATGGCTGATCAGGTCACCAGGTTGTTTACTCACCAATCAGGCGGGTCAGAGTCTGAGGACGGTGACAATATTGAGAACACTGCGGGCGCACTGGAAAAAATAGCGACGACGATACGCGACGTCGAAGCTTGCGCTGGAAATCCAACGAATCCTCATCCAACAGAGGACTCGGGACTCTTTTCAGCAGAACACTCCAAGAAGGGCTCCGGGTCCAGTGAATCCAGTGGAGAGTTTCCTCTTGATGATCGCTCACCCGCACCGGATGTCAGTCTAGAGGAAAACGGACAGAGGACCCGCGAAACATTTTCCAATTCTCACATTGCCAACTCCCATGTCTGCGTTAAATTGTGTACGTTAATAAAAGCTCAGTTGCTGTTAGCTCATGCCGAAGTGTCAAAGCGATTTGGTCTAGGTCGTATGTCACTGTCCGACGCAGCCAAAAACGGTTCGCCCCAGAAAGAACTCAAGGAAGAGGACAAGGGAGAAAAAGATCAGCAGATTGAAACTATTGCTCTGGACTCGTCATCGTCGGACATTGAAATACCACCGCCGGTTTATTCCGACGGCGAGGGATTCACGATAGAGGAAAACGCACCAGACAGTCATAAATTTAAGCTGACAATGTTCCAGCCAACAGATCCAGCAAACTTTTTCCGCACTGTCTCCAAGGAACTTAAGCTCCTGCGCAGTTCACTGCCACCGGGGATCTGGGTCAAAGGTTTTGAAGACCGGATAGATTTGTACAGCGTCATGTTCCGAGGCCCTGAAAAAACTCCTTACGAGGACggtttgtttttatttgacttccagctgtCCGCGGACTACCCAACAGCGCCGCCGCTTTGCCACTACATCTCTTACTGCAGCGACCGTCTGAACCCGAACCTCTACGAGGACGGAAAAGTCTGCGTGAGTCTGCTAGGCACTTGGGCCGGCCGTGGAACAGAAGTCTGGACCAGTGCCTCGACTCTCCTCCAGGTGATTGTGTCTATTCAGGGCCTGATTCTGGTCTCCGAGCCGTACTTCAATGAGGCCGGGTTCGAAAAACAAAAGGGCTCGCAGCAGGGTCGCGAGAACTCGAGGATGTACAATGAGATGGTGGTGCTCAAGCTCGTTCAGGCTCAAACAAAATTACTCCAGCATCCGCCCTCGGTTTTTAAAGACGCGATTATTGAACATTTTCAAAAGAATGCTGAGAAATTGCTACAGAGACTCGATACCTGGATGGAAATTTCAGAGCAGCACAATAATCAGCATCCGTTGTCGCCACTTACTCCCAACAGCTTTAAAGACTTTACAAAaatag atgaaaaaattCTACCAGAATTTCCACTGGTGCCAGCGTCGAAGGGATTCTGCATAACGTTAAGAAAAACCTTAGCGACATTCAAACAGGTGTTAATTAAAGAAGGAATACTCCGCAACATAAAATTACCGTCAACGGAAAGTACTCATGAGAGTAACAGCAAGTCGTCGGCGGACTCCAAGAGCGATACCAAAGacacgataaataattttattaccacCGAGTACGTCAGCATGAGCGAAACGAAAACGGATGTCGCGGACAAAAACTCCAGCTAG
- the LOC130670764 gene encoding uncharacterized protein LOC130670764, with protein sequence MFNKKIILYLAIGFLVLGCFINEVEGRRKILRGRKTITRQYYRGLAIPAWTIVLLSGLAMLTVGGGLYMVLKKVVVDSSDDETTNSYHPAIQDDV encoded by the exons atgttcaacaaaaaaattatcctcTACCTGGCCATCGGATTCC tggTGCTCGGTTGCTTTATCAATGAGGTCGAGGGTCGTCGTAAAATTTTACGTGGAAGAAAAACTATAACACGACAGTATTACC gAGGTCTTGCAATACCTGCCTGGACAATTGTGCTACTGAGTGGCCTAGCGATGCTGACAGTTGGCGGCGGACTTTACatggttttaaaaaaagttgtagTCGACAGTTCTGATGACGAAACCACAAATTCTTAC
- the LOC130670754 gene encoding sodium-independent sulfate anion transporter-like — MSKYELKDDRPEGNHDVQLTSFHETGDGLVIRNPIIDLNNRLNPSETVDKTTNHQVVYEYEDPSVGAKWFCQRLKKSFRKKNLFKRVPILEWLPKYQKDYIMCDLVAGVTVGLTIIPQAIAYANVAGISPQNGLYSSFMAPFLYTIFGSSKDVPVGPTALVAILTRETLSRAQVTLDHAVLLTFISGLVALLMGILQLGFLIDFISGPVSVGFTSAAAIIIATSQVKDILGIRISNGKFIDTWHSVFEHIGETRLWDAVMGTVCLIILFCLRKLKDIPIITKNTKVPSLTQKIATKFLWFVTTSRNILVVIVGGVMAWMLESHLGTSPVVLTGHVKGGMPSLQLPPFSAEIGNHTYTFFHLVSSLGSGCLVIPLLSILETIALAKVFSDGKAVDATQEMLALGVCNLVSSFFQSMPVSGGLSRGAVNHSSGVKTTFGGVYTGVLVLLSLQFLTPYLYYVPKCILAAVIIAAVIFMVEFHVVKPMWKSKKIDLIPAVVTFVCCLFVGLELGMIIGISVNLLFLLYASARPSLRVRKITIPGEFEYLMITPDRSLSFPSVEYVRAVISKYGTREGVQVPIVIDSTHIQAADFTAARGIKNIIEDFAKRGQPLIFYNLKSSIATIFQGVKPTNMIICSNENELNQSLRDLAAISSISIIH; from the exons ATGTCCAAGTACGAACTCAAGGACGATAGACCGGAAGGAAATCACGATGTCCAGCTTACGAGTTTTCATGAAACTGGAGATGGTTTAGTTATACGTAATccaattattgatttaaacaaTCGATTAAACCCTAGTGAGACTGTTGACAAAACTACAAATCATCAag TTGTATATGAATACGAAGACCCATCGGTAGGAGCGAAATGGTTTTGTCAAAGGTTAAAGAAgtcgtttcgaaaaaaaaatctgttcaAGAGAGTGCCTATATTGGAATGGTTGCCTAAGTATCAAAAAGATTATATCATGTGTGATTTAGTAGCTGGTGTTACTGTGGGATTGACAATTATTCCTCAAGCAATCGCATATGCTAATGTTGCTGGTATTTCACCACag AATGGTTTATACTCATCATTCATGGCACCATTTTTGTACACGATATTCGGGTCATCAAAAGATGTACCAGTGGGCCCAACAGCATTAGTAGCTATTCTAACACGCGAAACATTATCGCGTGCCCAAGTAACTTTAGACCATGCCGTTCTTTTGACCTTCATCTCAGGCCTCGTAGCATTGCTGATGGGGATCCTGCAATTAG GATTTCTCATTGACTTTATATCTGGTCCAGTATCTGTCGGATTTACATCAGCAGCCGCAATAATAATAGCGACAAGCCAAGTAAAAGATATCCTAGGAATCCGTATCAGCAATGGAAAATTCATTGATACCTGGCACAGTGTCTTTGAACACATCGGGGAAACGAGACTCTGGGACGCAGTAATGGGAACTGTCtgtctaattattttattttgcttaCGC aaattAAAAGACATCCCAATTATCACAAAAAACACTAAAGTCccttcattgacacaaaaaatagCCACGAAATTTTTATGGTTCGTAACAACCTCGCGTAATATTTTAGTTGTAATTGTTGGCGGTGTCATGGCATGGATGTTGGAAAGTCATCTGGGCACGTCTCCAGTTGTGCTAACAGGGCACGTAAAAGGAGGAATGCCAAGTCTTCAACTGCCTCCATTCTCCGCGGAAATCGGGAACCATACTTACACCTTTTTCCATCTGGTGTCATCGCTAGGCTCCGGATGTCTTGTCATTCCGCTTCTGAGTATTCTGGAGACTATCGCACTGGCAAAAGTATTTT cgGATGGCAAGGCAGTGGACGCGACCCAAGAAATGCTGGCACTAGGTGTCTGTAATTTGGTCTCATCATTCTTCCAATCGATGCCCGTCAGCGGAGGGCTGAGTCGTGGAGCCGTAAATCATTCCTCGGGTGTTAAAACAACTTTCGGTGGTGTCTACACGGGAGTTCTCGTTCTCTTATCGCTACAATTTCTCACCCCTTATCTTTATTACGTACCCAAGTGTATTCTCGCAGCGGTTATTATTGCAGCGGTTATTTTTATGGTTGAATTCCATGTGGTCAAGCCCATGTGGAAAAGTAAaa aaattgatCTAATACCGGCAGTTGTCACATTTGTTTGCTGTCTTTTTGTCGGCTTGGAGCTCGGCATGATAATTGGAATAAGTGTTAATTTGCTTTTCTTACTTTACGCGTCTGCCAGACCTTCGTTGCGTGTTCGCAAAATAACG atCCCCGGAGAATTTGAGTACTTGATGATAACACCAGACAGAAGTCTGTCATTCCCCAGTGTCGAGTACGTGAGAgcagtgatcagtaaatacgGAACACGAGAAGGTGTCCAGGTTCCTATTGTAATTGACTCGACGCACATTCAAGCCGCAGACTTTACCGCAGCACGCggtataaaaaacataatcgAGGATTTCGCTAAACGCGGGCAGCCTCTTATTTTTTACAACCTAAAGTCCAGCATCGCGACCATCTTCCAGGGCGTCAAACCCACTAATATGATCATATGTTCAAATGAAAACGAACTCAACCAGAGTTTGAGAG atcTAGCGGCCATTTCTTCAATTTCTATAATCCATtga
- the LOC130670761 gene encoding uncharacterized protein LOC130670761 — protein sequence MTVSDPLIKDLKGWARKLTEANAEITDKSTDLLLFCECLEKCLQQGIIHHLNPFSLSKSSEVWDWVEELVERHLGELPTLSLAVEAVSQNEKIQTPGGKLRLFIRICLVKKCLHLPVQLLVRTHGLTRNYYEATSILGDEILGEIFLSVLLQISRLKFNLNIRNSRFLDDTWQLPEFRNIELVPCKTLGVSICFTKGKALIVNVQENSVAAEDDKVEIGDVLDEINGQVLTTNTRGKLGKLLKKSSGLPINLHIIKKRYKSNDLYGPIASLIKNCGIDRLKVILKPQKPVVCLEEKPADIEVKKPADNPGYRVTYCGNILIGNAGDVKQIEPAIYKLIKRGDIKFVDVKFECLEIGIKVTQESDNSVILNQCYMEISSCGRTANIPDYFAFIAGDKNCHKSTKFTAFIFHHRDSSQVQTILQSLAQGFHRTHYAV from the exons atgaCGGTCTCTGATCCATTGATAAAAGACTTGaaag gaTGGGCGCGAAAACTGACAGAAGCGAATGCTGAGATAACTGACAAGAGCACAGACCTGCTGTTGTTTTGCGAGTGTCTGGAAAAATGTCTGCAGCAGGGTATAATTCATCATCTGAACCCTTTCAGTTTGTCCAAGTCATCGGAAGTCTGGGACTGGGTTGAAGAGCTGGTGGAAAGACATCTAGGCGAGCTGCCGACACTGTCACTGGCAGTGGAAGCGGTTTCGCAGaacgaaaaaattcaaacgcCTGGTGGGAAGCTGagactcttcatcagaatttGTCTAGTCAAAAAGTGTCTCCACTTGCCGGTTCAACTGCTCGTGAGGACGCACGGGCTAACTAGAAATTATTATGAAGCGACGAGTATTCTGGGTGATGAAATTCTTGGGGAAATTTTCCTCTCAGTTCTGTTGCAAATCAGcagattgaaatttaatttgaatattagaAATTCAAGGTTTCTTGATGACACCTGGCAGTTACCTGAGTTTAGAAATATTGAATTAGTGCCTTGTAAAACTCTAGGAGTTTCtatttg tttcaCTAAAGGAAAAGCATTAATTGTAAATGTCCAAGAAAATTCCGTAGCCGCCGAagat GATAAAGTAGAGATCGGAGACGTCCTAGACGAAATAAACGGCCAAGTACTGACGACAAATACTCGAGGAAAATTAGGAAAGCTGCTAAAAAAGTCATCCGGTTTACCAATAAACCTCCATatcataaaa aagcGTTACAAGTCAAATGATTTGTACGGACCAATAGCGTCGCTGATAAAAAACTGCGGAATCGATCGGCTGAAAGTTATTTTGAAACCGCAGAAACCGGTCGTGTGTCTGGAAGAAAAACCCGCCGACATAGAAGTGAAAAAGCCCGCAGACAATCCTGGGTATCGGGTTACGTACTGCGGGAATATTTTGATAGGCAACGCCGGAGATGTCAAACAAATTGAGCCCGCAATTTACAAACTCATAAAACGCGGGGACATTAAATTTGTCGACGTTAAATTCGAGTGCTTGGAAATCGGTATCAAAGTCACTCAGGAATCGGATAATTCT GTGATTTTGAATCAATGTTACATGGAAATTTCATCTTGTGGTCGCACTGCCAACATTCCCGATTATTTTGCCTTCATCGCtgg agataaaaattgtcacaaatcaacaaaatttacggcatttatttttcatcatcgAGATTCTAGTCAAGTTCAAACGATACTACAAAGTCTAGCTCAAGGTTTCCATCGTACGCATTATGCAGTTtga
- the LOC130670762 gene encoding galactokinase-like: MAQVIPTIDQVKAEAMEIFRKEFGDDPDICVFAPGRVNLIGEHTDYNEGFVLPMALPMVTIIVGKVNGNKNCTIVSTSKSITTTSKLEFDVSDRSKIAPGEPKWANYVKGCIAYFPADVPGFNAVIVSTVPMGSGLSSSAALEVATYTFLEALTGVECKDPRDKALVCQKAEHEFANVPCGIMDQFISVMGKQGHALLLDCRDLSVTQIPMDGIDDYVFLITNSNSPHKLSSSAFRERRDACFEAAKMLGKKSLREVTLDDLEVLKKQGASEIILKRVGHVINENSRTLAATAAFQAGDYIKVGELMNESHDSLRDNYEVSSNELDTLVNTARKIPGVLGSRLTGAGFGGCTITFLKKDSVDLVIAAINKSYSGTASFYIASPSVGTGKLDCK; the protein is encoded by the exons ATGGCTCAAGTTATTCCGACAATCGATCAAGTAAAGGCAGAAGCCAtggagatattccgcaaggAATTTGGTGATGATCCAGATATTTGTGTCTTTGCTCCAGGAAGAGTCAATTTAATTGGAGAGCACACGGATTACAACGAGGGTTTTGTGCTCCCGatg gcTCTGCCAATGGTGACAATTATCGTGGGAAAAGTAAACGgtaataaaaattgcactATTGTGTCAACAAGTAAATCCATCACGACGACGAGCAAACTTGAGTTTGACGTAAGTGATCGCAGCAAAATAGCACCTGGTGAACCCAAGTGGGCCAATTACGTAAAAGGTTGCATTGCCTATTTTCCAG CTGATGTACCAGGATTCAATGCGGTGATAGTATCGACGGTGCCGATGGGCTCGGGACTGAGCAGCTCAGCAGCTCTGGAAGTCGCAACTTACACTTTCCTGGAAGCTTTGACGGGCGTTGAGTGCAAAGATCCGCGTGACAAAGCTCTGGTATGTCAGAAAGCTGAGCACGAGTTTGCAAATGTCCCTTGCGGTATCATGGACCAGTTCATTTCGGTGATGGGAAAGCAGGGGCACGCGTTGCTACTCGACTGTCGTGATCTGTCCGTCACCCAAATTCCCATGGATGGAATTGATgactatgtatttttaattacaaattcaaattcaccCCACAAATTGTCCTCGAGTGCGTTTAGAGAGCGGAGAGACGCGTGTTTTGAAGCTGCCAAGATGTTGGGGAAGAAAAGTTTACGTGAAGTGACTCTGGATGATCTCGAGg ttttgaaaaaacaaggagctagtgaaataattttaaaaagagtCGGTCATGtgataaatgaaaattcaCGTACACTAGCAGCCACTGCGGCGTTTCAAGCCGGTGATTATATTAAAGTTGGTGAATTAATGAACGAAAGTCATGATTCACTGCGTGATAATTACGAGGTATCGTCAAATGAACTTGATACGCTTGTAAATACAGCGAGGAAAATTCCCGGTGTGCTGGGGAGTAGACTAACAGGGGCTGGGTTCGGTGGCTGCACCATTACCTTTTTGAAAAAGGACTCTGTTGATCTCGTCATCGCAGCTATCAATAAATC atacTCGGGGACTGCGTCATTTTATATCGCGAGCCCGTCAGTGGGAACCGGAAAACTGGATTGTAAATAa